From a single Fusobacterium pseudoperiodonticum genomic region:
- a CDS encoding ATP-dependent nuclease translates to MELLKVQIKNWQTFSNISLECKEFLVFIGESSTGKSSFMKALLYFFQARNLHKGDIKNPELPLEIIGTLKGEKGHIFQLRILNNPYQDTRYFIKNHISKHEKDNRNWEEIDEKEYKKHIFGVSVFYVPSYMKISHLNFLVEKLFKNENLRRYHKYYRRFKNSMNKKMSFGFYRHLFIELLNEIIEKEKDHNFWNNTILLWEEPEFYLNPQQERAYYEALSESTKLGLMSVVSTNSSRFIEIENYQSLCIFRRVKEEIEIYQYSGNLFSGDEVTVFNMNYWINPDRSELFFAKKVILVEGQTDKIVLSYLAKHLGVFKYEYSIIECGSKSSIPQFIRLLNAFHIPYVAVYDKDNHYWRNETELMNSTLKNKTIQKLVSKNLGTWVEFENDIEEEIYNESRDKKNYKNKPFYALETVIKSGYVLPEKLKEKIIKIFE, encoded by the coding sequence ATGGAACTATTAAAAGTACAAATAAAAAATTGGCAAACATTTTCAAATATAAGTTTAGAATGTAAGGAGTTTTTGGTTTTCATAGGAGAATCTAGTACAGGGAAGTCTTCATTTATGAAAGCCTTATTATATTTTTTTCAAGCACGTAATTTACATAAGGGAGATATAAAAAATCCTGAGCTTCCTTTAGAGATCATTGGAACTTTAAAAGGAGAAAAAGGACATATTTTTCAACTTAGAATCTTAAATAATCCATATCAAGATACAAGATATTTTATAAAAAATCATATTTCAAAACATGAGAAGGATAATAGAAATTGGGAAGAAATAGATGAAAAAGAATATAAGAAACATATTTTTGGAGTTTCAGTTTTCTATGTACCTTCATATATGAAAATATCACATTTGAATTTTTTAGTTGAAAAATTATTTAAAAATGAAAATTTAAGAAGATATCATAAATACTATAGAAGATTTAAAAATTCAATGAATAAAAAAATGAGTTTTGGTTTCTATAGACACCTTTTCATAGAATTATTAAATGAGATTATTGAAAAAGAAAAAGACCATAATTTCTGGAATAATACAATCTTACTTTGGGAAGAACCTGAATTTTATCTAAATCCTCAACAAGAAAGAGCTTACTATGAAGCCTTGTCTGAAAGTACAAAATTAGGACTTATGTCTGTTGTATCAACAAACTCTAGTCGTTTTATTGAAATTGAAAATTATCAATCACTTTGTATTTTTAGAAGAGTAAAAGAAGAAATAGAAATTTATCAATATAGTGGAAATTTATTCTCAGGTGATGAAGTTACAGTATTTAATATGAACTATTGGATAAATCCTGATAGAAGTGAGCTTTTCTTTGCAAAAAAAGTTATCTTAGTTGAAGGACAAACAGATAAGATAGTACTTTCTTATCTTGCAAAACACCTAGGTGTATTCAAGTATGAATATTCAATTATTGAATGTGGAAGTAAAAGTTCCATACCACAATTTATAAGACTTTTAAATGCTTTTCATATTCCTTATGTGGCAGTTTACGATAAGGACAATCACTATTGGAGAAATGAAACAGAGTTAATGAATTCAACTTTAAAAAATAAAACAATACAAAAATTAGTTTCAAAAAATCTTGGAACTTGGGTAGAGTTTGAAAATGATATTGAAGAAGAAATATATAATGAATCAAGAGACAAGAAGAACTATAAAAATAAACCTTTCTATGCTTTAGAAACGGTTATTAAATCGGGTTATGTTCTTCCAGAGAAATTAAAAGAAAAAATTATAAAAATTTTTGAATAG
- a CDS encoding NCS2 family permease: protein MTLSDVLAALGVVLNGIPQALLAATYGFASVPTAFGFVVGAVACLLYGSVIPISFQAETIALAGMLGKDIRERLSIILFSGITMVILGLTGTLSIIVDFAGSTIINAMMAGVGIMLARIALGGLKESRIVTASSIASAFITYFFFGQNLVYTIVVCVIFSSLVANIFKIDFGGGILENYKKIEIKKPILNFNVIRGSLALACLTIGANIAFGNITASMTGKYEANIDHLTIYSGLADAVSSLFGGGPVEAIISATAAAPNPLNSGVLMMVIMAVILFFGLLPKISKYIPGHSVHGFLFILGAIVTVPTNASLAFSGGTPQDYVVAATAMTVTAANDPFIGLLVALVVKYIFVFIG, encoded by the coding sequence ATGACACTTAGTGATGTACTTGCTGCTTTAGGAGTTGTTTTAAATGGTATTCCTCAAGCTCTTTTAGCTGCTACTTATGGTTTTGCTTCTGTTCCAACTGCTTTTGGTTTTGTTGTTGGTGCCGTTGCTTGTTTGTTATATGGTTCTGTTATACCAATTTCATTCCAAGCTGAAACAATAGCTCTTGCTGGAATGCTAGGAAAAGACATTAGAGAAAGACTTTCAATAATTTTATTTTCAGGTATAACTATGGTTATTTTAGGACTTACTGGAACTCTTTCTATAATAGTTGACTTTGCAGGTTCAACAATTATAAACGCAATGATGGCTGGAGTTGGAATAATGTTGGCCAGAATAGCTTTAGGTGGGCTAAAAGAAAGTAGAATTGTTACTGCTAGTTCGATTGCATCAGCCTTTATAACTTATTTCTTTTTTGGACAAAATTTAGTTTATACTATTGTAGTCTGTGTAATATTTTCAAGCTTAGTTGCCAATATCTTCAAAATAGATTTTGGTGGAGGAATTCTTGAAAATTACAAAAAAATTGAAATAAAAAAACCTATCTTAAATTTCAATGTCATTCGTGGATCTTTGGCTCTTGCTTGTTTGACTATTGGAGCTAATATAGCCTTTGGAAATATTACAGCTTCTATGACAGGAAAATATGAAGCTAATATAGACCATTTGACTATATACTCAGGACTTGCCGATGCTGTTTCTTCACTTTTTGGTGGTGGACCAGTGGAAGCTATCATATCTGCAACTGCTGCTGCACCAAACCCTTTAAATAGTGGTGTTTTAATGATGGTAATAATGGCAGTTATTCTATTTTTTGGTTTATTACCTAAGATTAGTAAATATATTCCTGGGCACTCTGTTCATGGTTTCTTATTTATTTTAGGAGCTATAGTAACAGTACCTACAAATGCTTCTCTTGCATTTTCAGGAGGAACACCACAAGATTATGTTGTTGCTGCAACTGCTATGACAGTTACTGCTGCAAATGACCCCTTTATTGGTCTACTTGTAGCTTTAGTTGTTAAATATATTTTTGTATTCATAGGATAA
- a CDS encoding HrgC protein, which translates to MAIKVRLEKEGQLKNAFVGFSWTTFFFGFWVPLFRGKLKDFTYFFMFFLCKIIIFAVLAKEIFDIAYIGIEESKFEISYYIIVPFILMTALYPIDIFLAYSYNKYSTTNMFKEGFYLIENDEYSAAILKDYTYLPYTEEEFADEELLKRYEQHVKKARKSEKNKCVVAIIIMASYQVFIAVISSLPTIFSFF; encoded by the coding sequence ATGGCTATAAAAGTTAGATTAGAAAAAGAGGGACAATTAAAAAATGCCTTTGTAGGTTTTAGCTGGACAACATTTTTCTTCGGATTTTGGGTTCCATTGTTCAGAGGAAAACTTAAAGATTTTACTTATTTTTTTATGTTTTTTCTTTGTAAAATTATCATTTTTGCAGTACTTGCAAAAGAAATATTTGATATAGCTTATATTGGGATAGAAGAAAGTAAATTTGAAATTTCATATTATATAATAGTGCCTTTTATCTTAATGACAGCACTATATCCAATAGATATTTTCTTAGCTTATTCATATAATAAATATTCTACAACTAATATGTTTAAAGAAGGTTTTTATCTTATCGAAAATGATGAGTATTCAGCTGCAATTTTAAAAGACTACACTTATTTACCTTATACAGAAGAAGAATTTGCTGATGAAGAACTTTTAAAAAGATATGAACAGCATGTTAAAAAAGCTAGAAAGTCTGAAAAAAATAAATGTGTTGTAGCAATTATAATAATGGCTTCTTATCAAGTATTCATAGCTGTTATATCATCACTACCAACTATATTTTCATTTTTTTAA
- a CDS encoding histidine kinase: MNFILNKTLGINGIDRISFKKIIEILGKPSKIKLELGKDNFDLNITLEYKQLELIINYCVNFYLGTKIPEFQTLFFVVEKLYLDNEVIKIGEDVRKVFTKVKRYTKNNYKIFNYKYNIGEYSGSYDFTNLDLTIYFEKYGKKRIVDGIYVSLPYEDNPNISDIGEILELDILKNIFEYK, from the coding sequence ATGAATTTTATTTTAAATAAAACATTAGGGATTAACGGAATAGATAGAATTTCATTTAAAAAAATTATTGAAATTTTAGGAAAACCTTCAAAAATAAAGTTAGAGTTAGGAAAAGATAATTTTGATTTAAACATTACATTAGAGTATAAACAATTAGAGCTTATAATTAATTATTGTGTTAACTTTTATTTAGGAACAAAAATACCTGAATTTCAGACATTATTTTTTGTTGTAGAAAAATTATATTTAGACAATGAAGTTATAAAAATTGGAGAAGATGTTAGAAAAGTATTTACAAAAGTAAAAAGGTATACTAAAAATAATTATAAAATTTTTAATTACAAGTATAATATTGGAGAGTATTCAGGCTCTTATGATTTTACTAATTTAGACTTAACAATATATTTTGAAAAATATGGGAAAAAAAGAATTGTAGATGGGATATATGTATCTTTACCTTATGAAGACAATCCAAACATTTCAGATATTGGAGAAATTTTAGAACTAGATATTTTAAAAAACATTTTTGAATACAAGTAA
- a CDS encoding cobyric acid synthase yields the protein MKKHKNIMIQGTGSSVGKTLMVAGLCRIFAQDGYRTTPFKSQNMALNSFVDIEGLEMSRGTVIQAEAAYEIPRAFMNPILLKPNSDNNSQVIINGKVAYTVDAKTYFSNSKDLKKIALDSYKNNIEVNFDIAVLEGGGSPAEINLREYDLVNMGMAELVDAPVILVGNIDIGGVFASIYGTVMLLDEQDRKRIKGYIINKFRGDSDLLKPAIEILDKKFKDEGLDIKFLGVLPYADLRIEEEDSLSDEDKRVYSDNKEYINISVIKTKKMSNFTDFHAFKQYDDVRLKYVYDAKDLGNEDIIIFPGSKNTITDLEDLKERGIFEKVKELKEKGKIIVGICGGLQMLGKKIYDPKHLESNILETEGFNFFDYETTFDEIKKTEQVTKRLELTEGILKDFTNYEVKGYEIHQGISTFDSPVICKNRVFATYIHGIFDNSKFTNDFLNIVRREKNMPEQKEIFSFNEFKEKEYDKLAELLRKNLDMKKIYEILERK from the coding sequence ATGAAAAAGCATAAAAATATAATGATACAAGGTACAGGCTCATCAGTTGGAAAAACATTAATGGTAGCGGGTCTATGCAGAATATTTGCACAAGATGGATATAGAACAACACCTTTTAAATCTCAAAATATGGCTCTTAATTCTTTTGTGGATATAGAAGGCTTAGAAATGAGTAGGGGAACAGTTATTCAAGCAGAAGCAGCTTATGAAATTCCAAGAGCCTTTATGAATCCTATTTTATTAAAACCTAATTCTGATAATAATTCACAGGTAATAATAAATGGAAAGGTTGCATATACTGTTGATGCTAAAACTTATTTTTCAAATTCAAAAGATTTAAAAAAAATAGCTTTAGACTCATATAAAAATAATATAGAGGTTAATTTTGACATAGCAGTTTTAGAAGGTGGAGGTAGTCCTGCAGAAATAAATCTAAGAGAATATGATTTAGTAAATATGGGTATGGCTGAACTTGTAGATGCACCTGTTATATTGGTGGGAAATATAGATATAGGAGGAGTATTTGCTTCAATCTATGGAACAGTGATGTTATTAGATGAGCAAGATAGAAAAAGAATAAAGGGTTATATCATCAATAAATTTAGAGGAGATAGTGATTTATTAAAACCTGCTATTGAAATATTAGATAAAAAATTTAAAGATGAAGGCTTGGATATAAAATTTTTAGGAGTATTACCTTATGCTGATTTAAGAATAGAAGAAGAAGATAGCCTATCTGATGAAGATAAAAGAGTTTATTCAGATAACAAAGAATATATAAATATCTCTGTTATTAAGACTAAAAAAATGTCGAATTTTACTGATTTTCATGCTTTTAAACAGTATGATGATGTAAGACTTAAATATGTATATGATGCTAAAGACTTAGGAAATGAAGATATAATTATTTTCCCTGGAAGTAAGAATACTATCACAGACTTAGAGGACTTGAAAGAAAGAGGTATTTTTGAGAAAGTAAAAGAATTAAAAGAGAAAGGAAAAATTATTGTAGGTATCTGTGGTGGTTTACAGATGTTAGGTAAAAAAATCTATGATCCTAAGCATCTTGAAAGTAATATTTTAGAAACAGAAGGTTTTAATTTTTTTGACTATGAAACTACTTTTGATGAAATAAAGAAAACTGAGCAAGTAACAAAAAGACTAGAGTTAACAGAAGGAATATTAAAAGATTTTACTAACTATGAAGTAAAAGGTTATGAAATTCACCAAGGTATATCGACTTTTGATAGTCCAGTGATTTGTAAAAATAGAGTATTTGCTACATATATTCATGGAATTTTCGATAATTCAAAGTTTACTAATGACTTTTTAAATATAGTAAGAAGAGAAAAAAATATGCCAGAACAAAAAGAAATTTTTTCTTTTAATGAATTCAAAGAAAAGGAATATGATAAGTTGGCAGAGCTTCTAAGAAAAAATTTAGATATGAAAAAAATATATGAAATATTGGAAAGAAAATAA
- a CDS encoding phosphoribosyltransferase family protein, with amino-acid sequence MKTYTLNIAGLKRELPIIKLSYDLSIASFVILGDTEIVRKTAPMIAKKLPDVDFIITAEAKGIPLAYEISRVLNLNEYIVARKSIKAYMEAPIEVDVDSITTNGSQKLYLNSIDAQKIKGKRVALVDDVISTGQSLKALETLVEKAGANVVAKAAILAEGDAKDRKDIIFLEALPVF; translated from the coding sequence ATGAAAACTTATACTTTAAACATTGCTGGACTTAAAAGAGAATTACCTATAATAAAACTTTCTTATGATTTATCAATAGCTAGTTTTGTTATCTTGGGAGACACTGAAATTGTTAGAAAGACTGCTCCTATGATAGCCAAAAAATTACCAGATGTTGATTTCATAATAACTGCTGAAGCAAAGGGTATACCATTGGCTTATGAAATTTCTAGAGTTTTAAATTTAAATGAATATATTGTTGCTAGAAAAAGTATAAAAGCCTATATGGAAGCTCCTATTGAAGTTGATGTTGATTCTATAACAACTAATGGTTCTCAAAAATTATATTTAAATAGTATAGATGCACAAAAAATTAAAGGAAAAAGAGTTGCCCTAGTAGATGATGTCATCTCTACTGGTCAATCTTTAAAAGCACTTGAAACATTAGTTGAAAAAGCTGGTGCAAATGTTGTAGCAAAGGCTGCTATACTTGCTGAAGGAGATGCAAAAGATAGAAAAGATATCATTTTCCTTGAAGCATTACCAGTATTCTAA
- a CDS encoding serine kinase has translation MECKIKKVYMLYHISERKDEKLIGFLSSKEKAESIIKELLEKPGFRDCPNGFRIKTMIIGKDYYTRGFKSKCAPKDE, from the coding sequence ATGGAATGCAAAATAAAGAAAGTCTATATGTTATATCATATAAGTGAAAGAAAAGATGAAAAGTTAATTGGCTTTTTGTCAAGCAAAGAAAAAGCAGAGAGTATAATAAAAGAATTGCTGGAAAAACCTGGATTTAGAGATTGTCCTAATGGATTTAGAATAAAAACAATGATAATAGGAAAAGATTATTATACAAGAGGTTTTAAATCAAAATGTGCTCCTAAAGATGAATAA